One genomic segment of Hevea brasiliensis isolate MT/VB/25A 57/8 chromosome 3, ASM3005281v1, whole genome shotgun sequence includes these proteins:
- the LOC110631894 gene encoding serine carboxypeptidase-like 45 produces the protein MQSQSWIILLAVIYIILMQLCTAEGLSSKEEDKMASLPGQPPVSFQQYAGYITIDQKQQRALFYYFVEAETEPASKPLVLWLNGGPGCSSVGAGAFSEHGPFRPSGGEKLVINEYSWNKEANMLYLESPAGVGFSYSANTSFYVSVNDTITAQDNLIFLQQWFVKFPEYKSRDFFITGESYAGHYVPQLAKLIVDSGLNFRLKGIAIGNPLLEFNTDINSEGDYYWSHSLISDATYELVNSVCNISQLWRESIRGSLSAACKAVNAQLSSEIPYEIDNYDVTADVCVDYLQSQFTVHNHPLRPKFQFSLQEGSDQPEAGENVDLCIQEKSYHYLNRKDVQEALHAQLVGISNWSFCSRVMHYERQNLEIPTIDVVGSLVSSGIRVLVYSGDQDSVIPFLGTRILVNGLAKELKLNTTATYRPWFEDKQVGGWTQVYGQILTFTTIRDGSHMAPFSSPKRSLALFKAFLAGIPLAN, from the exons ATGCAATCTCAGTCATGGATAATCCTATTGGCTGtaatttacataattttaatGCAATTGTGCACAGCAGAAGGATTATCCTCCAAAGAAGAAGATAAAATGGCGAGTTTGCCAGGGCAACCACCAGTCAGTTTCCAGCAATATGCAGGGTACATTACCATTGATCAAAAACAACAGAGAGCACTTTTCTATTACTTTGTTGAAGCGGAAACAGAACCTGCTTCAAAGCCTCTTGTTCTGTGGTTAAATGGAG GGCCTGGTTGTTCTTCTGTTGGAGCCGGAGCTTTCTCTGAGCATGGCCCATTCAGGCCAAGTGGTGGAGAGAAGCTGGTCATAAATGAATATAGTTGGAATAAAG AAGCGAACATGCTATATTTGGAATCACCAGCAGGGGTTGGTTTCTCCTATTCTGCTAATACATCTTTCTATGTCTCTGTGAACGACACTATAACAG CACAAGACAATCTCATATTCCTGCAGCAGTGGTTTGTCAAATTTCCTGAGTACAAGAGCAGAGATTTCTTCATAACTGGAGAGAGCTATGCAG GTCACTATGTCCCACAACTTGCGAAGCTCATTGTTGATTCAGGACTAAATTTCAGATTGAAGGGCATAGCT ATAGGAAACCCTCTCTTGGAGTTTAATACTGATATCAACTCAGAGGGTGACTACTACTGGTCTCACAGCTTGATATCAGATGCTACTTATGAACTTGTCAATTCAGTTTGTAACATTTCACAGCTCTGGAGAGAGAGCATAAGAGGCTCCCTTTCAGCTGCTTGTAAAGCAGTAAACGCTCAACTTTCATCAGAAATTCCTTACGAAATTGATAATTATGATGTCACTGCCGACGTCTGTGTTGATTATTTGCAATCACAATTCACTGTCCACAATCATCCATTAAGGCCAAAGTTCCAATTTTCTCTACAGGAAGGTTCTGATCAGCCT GAAGCTGGAGAAAATGTTGATCTTTGTATACAAGAAAAGAGTTATCATTACTTGAACAGGAAAGATGTGCAAGAAGCTCTTCATGCCCAGCTTGTTGGCATCAGCAATTGGAGCTTCTGCAGCCG AGTAATGCACTATGAAAGGCAAAACCTAGAGATACCTACTATTGATGTTGTGGGCTCACTGGTTAGTTCAGGCATTCGGGTTCTAGTATATAG CGGAGATCAAGATTCAGTTATTCCATTTCTTGGGACGCGGATTTTGGTTAATGGTTTGGCGAAGGAGCTGAAATTGAACACAACTGCAACTTACAGACCTTGGTTTGAAGATAAACAG GTTGGTGGATGGACACAAGTATACGGACAGATCCTAACATTTACAACTATCAGAGACGGATCTCACATGGCACCCTTTTCCTCACCCAAGAGATCACTAGCATTATTTAAAGCATTTTTAGCAGGCATTCCGCTTGCTAATTAA